The following is a genomic window from Thermodesulfobacteriota bacterium.
CCATTATCCCCAGGAAAAGCCTTAAATTAATGTGGTGGGTGGTTAACGCTCCAAGTGGTGCGCCCAAAGACGAGGTGATGATCAAAGGAAGGGAAACCGGAAAATCGACCATCTTTTTTTGGATGTAGACATAGGTGGCCGAAGCTGCGGCAATTCCGTTTAAGAAAAGGGAGGCCGAAACAGCCATGGTTTTGGGGAAATCGAGCAATATAAAAAGGGGAGAGAATATCAGCCCTCCTCCCAGACCCACCATGGTCAGGATAAAGGAAGAGAGGAAAATAACAAAAAGTAAAACAACAAAATTCATCAATCAGTTCCTAGGTGGCAAACCTGCCGTCATCTTGAGTATTTTTGACTTTATTCGCTTTTTTCTCAATCCATCCAATCCGGTCCGCTTTTCTTATATCAAACTCAGGGATATACGGTTTGATATCCAACAGGGGAGTCTGGTCCACCACATCGATATCTTCTATATGAAGCACCGCGTCGTTTATCCTGACAAGACGTACAACCGATACTCCTATGGGATTGGGTCGTGCCGGGGCTCTGGTGGCAAACAGGCCGTGAAGCTGATTATCTAAAAAGGGCTTTACTTTTAACTTATACTCTTTTGCCAGATGAAAAAGGTAAATTAGTATGATATGGGAAAACCCTTCAAGATCTGCAAGACCTTCAGCATACTCTGAAAATACTTCAACTTCAGCCTTCATCCCGCCAGACCCGGCCGGCTGGATCGGCGTTCCCGCAGGTGTTTTAAAGGGAGTGCGTATTCTTCCGATCGGTGTATATTCTATTTTTTTCAACGTTTATTTCCTGAAAGGTTCGGCTTTCATCCCGTAACGACGCATAATTTGTTGAAGTGCCTGACGTTCAAGTCCGCAAAGTCGTGCAGCCTGTGTCACATTTCCTTTGCTGGTTGTCAAAAGGTTGCCGATAAAATCGGCGTTAAACTGCTTTAACACCTGTTCTTTTGCATCTTTATATGAGACATCTTGAAAGGTTCTTCCGGTGAAAGCGTTGTTTTTGGTAATCTTTGTAAAGCCAACATCACGGGGTGTAATTTCGTCGGTGCTGGAAAATAATATGCCTTGCATAATAAGATTTTCCATTTCTCTGACATTCCCCTCCCAGGTCTGCTGCATAAAAATCTCCATGAGTTCCGTGGATATTTTATTCACCGATTTTTCCATTTTTTTGCTGTGCTTTTCCAGCAGGTGATTGGCGATAAGGGGGATATCCTCTCGATGTTTTCTGAGCGGAGGCAACTCCAAAGGAAGTACATTCAGTCTATAAAAAAAATCCTGCCTGAACTCGGTATTTTTTATCTTTTTCTCAAGATTCCGGTTGGTAGAAGAGATGATGCGCACATCCACCTCAAAGGTTCTGGTATCGCCTAAAGGTTTAATCTCTTTTTCCTGCAAGACCCGAAGCAGTTTAGTTTGGATGGTGGGGCTGATATCCCCAATTTCATCAAGGAATATGGTTCCCCTGTGGGCCGCCTGGAAAAGACCTGTTTTATTATGGGTGGCATGGGTGAACGCTCCCTTTTTATAGCCAAAAAGCTCACTTTCAAGTATGTTTTCCGGTACCGTTGGGCAATTAACCGCAATAAAAGGTCCTGATCGGCGATTACTTAATGAGTGTATGGCTCTGGCGGAAAGGTCTTTTCCTGTCCCTGATTCACCGGTGATAAGAACCGTCAGATCTGTTTTTGCCACCATCCGAATGGTCTCATACACCCGTTGCATTTTTGTACTCTTACCTACCAGATTTTGAAACACATCACCTTCGCGGCATTCTTTCTGGAGTCTGATGTTTTCCATAAGCAGGCTGCTTCTTTCCAGAGCTTTTTCCAGCCGCAGCA
Proteins encoded in this region:
- the tsaA gene encoding tRNA (N6-threonylcarbamoyladenosine(37)-N6)-methyltransferase TrmO, encoding MKKIEYTPIGRIRTPFKTPAGTPIQPAGSGGMKAEVEVFSEYAEGLADLEGFSHIILIYLFHLAKEYKLKVKPFLDNQLHGLFATRAPARPNPIGVSVVRLVRINDAVLHIEDIDVVDQTPLLDIKPYIPEFDIRKADRIGWIEKKANKVKNTQDDGRFAT
- a CDS encoding sigma-54 dependent transcriptional regulator yields the protein MKRSILIVDDEMDMLQLLKRSLEPDLNCTVETALSGEEALQLLERKMFDLVLADIKMPGMNGLELLELIKRENPDLTVVMMTGHGDIEMAVKAMKRSAYDFITKPFDHDALVLRLEKALERSSLLMENIRLQKECREGDVFQNLVGKSTKMQRVYETIRMVAKTDLTVLITGESGTGKDLSARAIHSLSNRRSGPFIAVNCPTVPENILESELFGYKKGAFTHATHNKTGLFQAAHRGTIFLDEIGDISPTIQTKLLRVLQEKEIKPLGDTRTFEVDVRIISSTNRNLEKKIKNTEFRQDFFYRLNVLPLELPPLRKHREDIPLIANHLLEKHSKKMEKSVNKISTELMEIFMQQTWEGNVREMENLIMQGILFSSTDEITPRDVGFTKITKNNAFTGRTFQDVSYKDAKEQVLKQFNADFIGNLLTTSKGNVTQAARLCGLERQALQQIMRRYGMKAEPFRK